Within Paenibacillus sabinae T27, the genomic segment GGTGATGATGATCGACTTGTTTTCGGTGGTTGTTGCCGTGATGGAGTGGATTTCTCCCAGATCAATGCCTGCGATTTGGCTGCCATGATTGTCCGCTGCCGCTTGTCCATCATCATAGCTCATGGAAATCATCAGTCTTAGGTCATATACCAGCTCGATTTCCTTGATGTCCGCATCCGGTAAACGCGGGACAGTGATTTTGATGGGGGCCTGCCGTTTGCCGTTTTGAATACCCAGACTTAAGTAGATCGTGTTGCCCTCAATTTTGAATGCTTGATCCACCCATTTCGTGTTGAAGCGTTTCTTCTTTTTGTAAGGATATTTGGTAGGAAGACCTTGGCTTTTAGCTTGTTTTGCGCTGTCTCTGGCAAAAAGATATTTATGGCAGACCGCCTGTACCGACTGGGAATGTAGAGGGAACTGATTTTTCAGCGCCGCTTGAAGTTCCGTTTTTCCGATCCATTTCCCATCGTGCTGTAGGGCATAGTGTTTAGCAATGTCTAGACACCTGTTCCAAACTTCCGCTGATATGCGGTTGCACGCAAACAGTCGTTCCAGATCCGTTTTGGAGGTGTGGAACGCTGTTTTGACACATCGGATCATCTGGTTCTCGCCTCCTTCCCTTGATTCTCGATGTATGCCTTCAGTACGTCCAAAGGTGCACCGCCCACAGTAGTTAGGCAGAAACTTTGCGACCAAAAGTACTCTTTCCATAGCTTCGTTTTGACTTCGGGAAAGTCTTTTTTGATGAGGCGAGAGCTGGCACTCTTGTAGGCATTGATAAATTTGGATAGTTCGGTGTTGGGGTGCGCCTTGAACAGAACATGGATGTGATCGTTATCATGATTCCACTCGCTCAGCGTAATACGATAGTTCTCTCCAATCCGTTCAAAAATGGCCTTCGCATACTCGGATATCTCGTCGTTGAGCACTTTTTTACGGTATTTAATGCAAAGGATGAGATGGTAACTCAGAAAGAATACCGAGTGATTATTCGAGTCTAATTTCATTGATACACCAGCCTTATCTCTAACTAAGACTGATTATATCAAATGGGCTAATATAGATCAATAATTTTCCAGAGTTGTTGCCTGGCCGATATTCATCCCCTACCTGTAGAGGAATGGGACTTCTCTCGGAATGCTGTTAAATAAGCGCCGCCAGAAGAATCGCTAAAAGGACCGTACATTTCGAGACGGTTCTCTTTTTTTAACTGATCGAGATGTTCATAATGCCCTTGGATATCGTCCGGATTGAACCTTTCGGTTCGCTCCGTGATGATTAAGTACCGGTTCATCGCCGTTCCCCCTATCAATATACGTTATATACAAATGATAACAAACGATGTCAATGCTTGCCATAGAGTTCCCATCCGGGAATATGCTCCCCTTACTTAAAGTATGTAAATGATGTTTAGTTATGCTATAATGCCTGTACTGTGCTGGTTGGCAGTTGTAAATCCTGCTTTAATGATAGATAAACCGTGTTATATGGGAGGCTTAGCCATGAACAAGCTTCAAGATATACCCGTATCGGTACTCGATCTTGCCCCGATTGTGGAAGGCGGCACGGCGGCGGACGCGCTCCGCAATGCGCTGGATCTGGCCCGGCATGCCGAGCGGTGGGGATACCGCCGCTATTGGCTGGCGGAGCATCATAACATGCCCGGCATCGCCAGCTCGGCCACCTCGGTCGTCATCGGGCACGTGGCGGCCGGAACCCAGAGCATCCGCGTCGGCTCGGGAGGCGTTATGCTGCCGAACCACGCCCCGCTGATGATCGCCGAGCAGTTCGGCACGCTGGAATCCCTGTTCCCGGGCCGCATCGATCTGGGCCTGGGCCGCGCGCCCGGCTCGGACCAGCCGGCTTCCCGGGCGATCCGGCGCGGGCTCGGCAGCGACGGCAGCGACTTTCCGGAGCAGCTGGCCGAGCTGCGCGCCTATTTTGAGCCCGGCGCGGCGGACTCGCGCCCTTCGGGCGTGCGGGCCGTCCCCGGCGAGGGCCTGAGCGTGCCGATCTGGCTGCTCGGCTCCAGCGGCTTCAGCGCGCGGCTCGCCGGCCAGCTCGGGCTGCCGTTCGCCTTCGCCAGCCATTTCGCGCCGGACTATCTGCTGCCCGCGCTTCATTTGTACCGCAGCAGCTTCCGGCCCTCCGCGGCGCTGGACAAGCCGTACGTCATGGTCGGCCTCAGCGCCGCCGTTGCCGACACGGCGGAGGAAGCTCGGCGGCTCGCAACCTCCCCGCAGCAGCAGGCGCTGAGCCTGATCCGCGGCCGTCCCGGCAAGCTGAAGCCGCCGGTGGACAGCATGGAAGAGCTGTGGAGTCCGCAGGAACGGGCCCTTGTTCTCGGCAGGCAGCAGTACGCCGTTGTCGGCGACCAAGCCGCCGTGCGGGAGCGGATGGAGCAGATTCAGGAGGAGACCGGGGCCGACGAATGGATCGTCACCTCGCAAATTTACGACCATTCCGCACGCCTTCGCTCCTATGAAATGCTCGCCGAGATCCTTATCAGGTGAAGACCCGGGCGGGAATCGCCGGAAATAGGGTTTCCCTTCCGAACATGATAAAATAAATTGCAGCATTGAAGATCCAGAGGAGATGAAGAAAATGAAGCAAGAGGTTATAGAACGCTTTATTTCATATGCGCGTGTCGATACGCAGTCGGATGAAGGCAGCCAGACCTGTCCTTCGACGCCGGGGCAGATGATTCTGGCCCGGAAGCTTACGGAGGAGCTGGCCGAAATCGGCATGGAGGAAATTACGATCGATGAGAACGGCTATGTGTTCGCCTCGCTTCCGTCCAATAGTGACAAAGATGTGCCGGTCATCGGTTTTCTCGCCCATGTGGACACCGCCACCGAGATCACGGGGGCAGGCGTTCAGCCGCAGATTGTGGAAGCCTATGATGGCGGCGATATCGTGCTGAACAAAGCGCTGAACGTCGTTCTCTCGCCTTCAAGCTTTCCGGAGCTGAGCGAATATGCGGGGCAGACGCTGATTACGACCGACGGCACGACCCTGCTCGGTGCGGACGACAAGGCCGGAATCGCTGAAATTATGACGGCCATGCATTACTTGAAGCAGCATCCGGAGATCAAGCACGGCAAAATCCGGGTGGCCTTTACACCGGACGAAGAAATCGGGCGCGGCGCTCACAAATTTGTTGTTCCGGCCTTCGGCGCACAGTTCGCGTACACGATGGACGGGGGACCGCTTGGAGAGCTGGAGTACGAAAGCTTCAACGCGGCCGCGGCGAAGATCATTTTCCACGGCGTCAATGTCCACCCCGGCACAGCCAAGGGAAAAATGATCAACTCCGCCAAAATCGCCATGGCTTTCCACGAGCGGCTGCCAGCCGGGGAAGCGCCGGAATTCACGGAAGGCAAGGAAGGCTTCTACCATCTGAATTCGTTCCAGGGAACTGTGGAGATCAGCCGGCTGAATTATATTATCCGCGACTTTGACCGCGAGCGGTTCGAGGAACGCAAGGCGTACATCCAGGCCCTGGCCGACGAATTCAGACAGACTTACGGGGAGCACAGCATCGTGCTGGAGCTGAAAGACCAATATTACAACATGCGCGAAAAAATCGAGCCCGTAAGCCACATCGTCGATATCGCCCATACGGCCATGACCAATCTCGGCATCACGCCGATTGTCCGGCCGATTCGGGGAGGCACCGACGGCTCCCAGCTGTCCTATATGGGGCTGCCGACGCCGAATATTTTTGCCGGCGGGGAGAACTTCCACGGCAAGTTCGAGTATATTTCAGCAGATTCGATGGTCAAGGCGGCCGAAGTGATTATCGAGATTGCGCAGCTGTTCGAGCGCCAGGCCTGATCTCCCGGGCAGCTCATCACTCCTTTATACAAAAGCCTCCGAAGCCTGGCGTCAACTGCCATGCCCGGAGGCTTCTTTATGCGTAATGGAGGGTTGCTCAGACGGTTTCATTTATAATCTTGCCGAACTGAGCGGTCCCTCTTCCTCACCCGGTCGTCCGTCTTTCCAAATGACATTTTCCCCGTAGTTTTTGCCCCAGTCGTACATCATGCGCAGGACGGGCATCAGACTTTGGCCATATTCCGTCAAAGAGTATTCCACTCTCGGGGGGACCTCCGCATACACTTTGCGCAGGACAAGCTGATCCTCTTCCAGCTCCCGGAGCTGGTTCGTCAGCATTTTTTGCGTGATATGGGGAATGAGCTTTTTCAGCTCGCTGAACCGTTTCGTACCGTCCAAGCCGAGATGCCATAGAATAATCAGCTTCCACTTTCCGCCGATGACAGCCAGAGTCAACTCTTTTTCACAGTTAATTTCCTTAAGATTGATCCGGTCCTTGATGTCCGTTGCCATGCTTGCACCTCCTTTTGTTGATATCATACTACAAAAAAGAAACGCATGCCGCCCCGGACAGGGCTGATGCGTTTCCCATAAAATTGGAAGAGCAAGGCATTTCCTTTCAATGAAAATCAGGGCAGTCCGCGCCGCTACTCCAGATTGGCATGCTTGCCGAACATTTGGTTTGTCGTTTGCCCCGTTTTATCCATTAGCCGCAATATAACGGCATCATAGAACAGGAGAAGCGTCTGCTCAAACAGCGAGGCCATCGGCTGAATCGTCGAGCCGCTTCCTGCCGCCTGATCTTTCGGCGCTCCGGGGAGCTTCACCGTATCATCGGCCAGACGTCCAAGCGTCGACTCCGGGTTGATCGTAACCACGGCTACGCCCGCGCCCAAAGCCTTGGCTTTATTCGCCATCGCGATCAAGCTCTGCGTCTCTCCCGAGCCGGAGCCGAGGATAAGCAAATCTCCCTCGAATATACCGGGAGTCACCGTTTCTCCGACCACATAAGCTTCCTTGCCAGCATGCATCAGCCGCATGGCGAACGCCCGTCCCATTAGACCGGATCTTCCTGCTCCCGCAAGGAATATCCGTTTTGCGCGAAGAACCCGTTCGGCGAGTTCCTCCGCTTCCTGCACGGGAAGCCGGGATACGGAACGCTGCAGCTCATTGATAATTTCCTCCGCGTATTGTACGGTGTTCATCGGCCGCTTATGACTGACTGACAAGACGCTTCATTTCAGCAGCAACTGCTTTTTTGTCGTCTTGTCCGGTAATGCCTCCGCCTACGATGACAAGGTCCGGTTTCGCCTCGATCACTTCAGGCAGCGTGTCCAGCTTGATGCCGCCCGCGATGGCCGTCTTGGCCTGCTTGACCACACTCTTGATCGCCTGCAGATCCTCAAAGGAGTTCTTGCCTTCGGCTTGATGATCGTATCCGGAATGAACGCAGATGTAATCGACGCCAAGAGCGTCCACTTCCGCCGCTCTGCCTTTGATGTCATTGACATTAATCAGGTCGACGAGAACTTCCTTCCCGCTTTTCTTGGCTTCTTCAACCGCGCCTTTGATCGTGGAGTCGTCGGAAACGCCGAGTACGGTAATAATATCCGCGCCCGCTTCAGAGGCTTTCATCACTTCGTAACCGCCCGCGTCCATAATCTTCAGGTCGGCCAATACCGTAAGCTGCGGAAAAGCATCCTTGATCGCTTTTACAGCGTGCAGTCCTTCATTAATCACGATCGGGGTTCCAATTTCAACAATATCTATATAGTCGGCAACCTCCGCTACTACTTCTTTCGCTCCGGGAATGTCTACCAAATCAAGCGCCAATTGCAGTTTCATGGGTGTCATGTCTCCTTCGTGGATATATAATTTATTGCTACGTCTATAGTAGACAGTACATTTCCATTTAGGAAGTAGGCACTTTGCCGTGGTGTAGTCACCTGGAGGATACTATTGGCTAATCCGCAGAAAATTTCAGAACACCATAATCTTGTGGTTACACGGGAAAAAGGGGTGATTTTATCCAAAAGCTGTGCTAATATGATCCTTTGGAAATTGATCGAAAGAACCTGACTTTACAAAAAGAAGGTGACCCTCATGGCTGCTGACACCGCTGTGAACAAGACGGAAAATGAAAGCCCCTCCCATGAAAAAATCAGTCTCGTCAAGCTGACCTGGCCGATCTTCCTCGAACTGTTTCTGTTCATGCTGATGGGTACAGTAGATACGTTTATGATCAGCTCCGTTTCCGACGATGCCGTATCCGGCGTAGGGGCTGCAAACCAGATCATCCAAATCGCCATCCTCGTGCTCAGCGTAGTCGGAAACGGCGCAGCCATCGTCATCTCCCAGTACCTCGGTTCCAGAAAGCTGCTCGAAGCGGCGGACGTTACCGCAAGCTCCATTACGCTCAGTCTGGGCCTAGGGGCGCTGCTGAGCATGATCTTCCTCGTATTCGGGGGAACCCTGCTGTCCGTCCTAAACATACAGGGCGATATTTTTGTCTACGGGAAGACGTACATTGTTATTGTTGGCGGTTTTATTTTTTTCCAGGCGCTGATTAACGCCCTTGCGGCCACGATTCGCACCCACGGCTTCACCAAACAGACGATGCTGCTGTCGCTGCTTATGAACATTCTGCACGTGGTCTTCAACTATATTCTGATCTTCGGCCACTTCGGCTTCCCGGCGCTCGGCGTGCAGGGCGCGGCCATTTCAACCGTGCTCAGCCGCCTGATCTGCCTGTTCCTGTTCTTCCTGCTGATGTACCGGATCATGGAAGTGCGCATCAAGTGGTCTTCTTATATTTTCCTAAGCAAAAGCTACGTCATGAAAATACTGAAAATCGGCATCCCTTCCGCTTTCGAGTCGATTATTTACCAGGCATGCCAACTCGTGTTCACGCTGTATATCACTTATTTGGGCGCGGAAGCTTTGGCGACCCGCCAATATGCGCTTAATATTTCAAGCTATGTATACCTGTTCAGCATGGCGGTAGCGATGGGCACCTCCATTATCGTCGGTCACCTTGTGGGAGCGAAGATGCCGCAGGAGGCCTACAGGCGGGTGTTCCAAAGCGTCAAATGGGCGCTGCTCGCCACCGTACTCATTGACCTGGTTGTCATCGCCTTCCGCATCCCGCTCTTCGGGCTGTTCACGGACAATGGGAATATCATTCTAATGGGGGCTCAGGTGATGCTGCTCAGCTTCTTGCTGGAGACGGGGCGGACCACCAATCTGATCATCATCAATTCCCTGCGGGCATCGGGAGACGCCAACTTTCCGGTATACATGGGGCTGATCTCCATGGTATGCATGAGCCTGCCTCTGGCTTACGTGCTCGTCTTCCAGTTTCATCTGGGGCTTGCCGGGGTCTGGATCGCGAATGCCGCCGACGAATGGACGCGGGCGGTCATTATGTATTTCCGCTGGCGCGGCCGCGCCTGGGAGAAATACGCGCTGGTCGAGCGCGGCCCTGCCGAAGGCGGGGCGAAGTCCGCGCTGACCTGACCGCGTTTCATGGAAGCGGCGGAGCCTTCATTCCTTCCTAAAGCCGGGATACGGCCGAAAATAAGAAAAACTCCCATCGGAGCCTCTCGAAGATGTTGCCGAATCCCTCTTAAGTGGTTGTTTTTCTTGCAATATCAGGGAGTCTGGTCTTAGAAGTTTATACTTCCTGATATTATCAAATAAGCAGGGCCGGGAAAGAAACAGCTTCTTTCCCGGCCCTGCTCTTTTATTGCCTGTCAACCGCTCTTGGAAGCGGCGGCCTCCCGGCGACAAGGCCGAAAGACCATCGCCGCCTTGGTTAATCGACGTAGCCGGCCAAGCCCTTATCCATCAGGTAGTCCATCTCCGCATCTAGAATCCGCTCGACCGTCAGCTCGTCCAGCTTGACGTCGCGGCGGCTGAGCACATAATCGACCAGATCGTCGCTGTCGATGTCGACGTCTCCCTTGGCGTTCGCCTTGGCGCTGTTAATAAACGTCTGTTCATGCTTCAAAATAAGCGTGATCGCTTGGGGATCGGCTTTCGTCTTGCCCGCGATATAGGCGATCATTTCCCGCTCGTTTATGGGTTGATTCATATGTGTTCATCCTTCCCGCTTGGAATTGCAAACCCATTGTAGCACAAGCCCCCCGCCTGCATACAGCGAAGCCTTGGAGGAACCGGGCAAATTGCGTCCCTTTTTTTGATTGCTTATAATACTAGATAAGCTGCGTCCTCTGCTACTTGACACGTTCATTAGGAACGCTTTTCAGCAGCAGCAGGCGCTTTTGGGTGAAAGGGCGTGAATGCCGTGCCTCATGACGAGCAGGATAAGAACCGGATCAGACCAAAACTTAAGGTGATTTCGTTCAACGGAGACGAGAGCAGCCTTGTCGAAACCGAGCAGCCTAAGGTTACCTTTCAGGATGTCGGCGGAATGGAACAACTCAAGAAAAAAATCCGCCTGAACTTTATTCTGCCGCTTCAGCAGCCGGAAATGTTCCAGGCCTTCGGAAAGACAGCGGGAG encodes:
- a CDS encoding RNA-guided endonuclease InsQ/TnpB family protein encodes the protein MIRCVKTAFHTSKTDLERLFACNRISAEVWNRCLDIAKHYALQHDGKWIGKTELQAALKNQFPLHSQSVQAVCHKYLFARDSAKQAKSQGLPTKYPYKKKKRFNTKWVDQAFKIEGNTIYLSLGIQNGKRQAPIKITVPRLPDADIKEIELVYDLRLMISMSYDDGQAAADNHGSQIAGIDLGEIHSITATTTENKSIIITGRKVRSIHRLRNKKLAEIQKLMSKCHKGSRQWKKYNRAKKYILSKSERQLNDAIHKTTRQFVEWCTENEVKEAVVGQVEGVQRNTKKKRRKIVTQKLSNWSFGKIQKQLGYKLEAKGITIKMIDESYTSQQCPCCGRRKKTSSRNYNCSCGYTEHRDIHGSKGILSKYLHGDIRYMGETKEIKYLRIA
- the tnpA gene encoding IS200/IS605 family transposase → MKLDSNNHSVFFLSYHLILCIKYRKKVLNDEISEYAKAIFERIGENYRITLSEWNHDNDHIHVLFKAHPNTELSKFINAYKSASSRLIKKDFPEVKTKLWKEYFWSQSFCLTTVGGAPLDVLKAYIENQGKEARTR
- a CDS encoding LLM class flavin-dependent oxidoreductase, coding for MNKLQDIPVSVLDLAPIVEGGTAADALRNALDLARHAERWGYRRYWLAEHHNMPGIASSATSVVIGHVAAGTQSIRVGSGGVMLPNHAPLMIAEQFGTLESLFPGRIDLGLGRAPGSDQPASRAIRRGLGSDGSDFPEQLAELRAYFEPGAADSRPSGVRAVPGEGLSVPIWLLGSSGFSARLAGQLGLPFAFASHFAPDYLLPALHLYRSSFRPSAALDKPYVMVGLSAAVADTAEEARRLATSPQQQALSLIRGRPGKLKPPVDSMEELWSPQERALVLGRQQYAVVGDQAAVRERMEQIQEETGADEWIVTSQIYDHSARLRSYEMLAEILIR
- the pepT gene encoding peptidase T, producing the protein MKQEVIERFISYARVDTQSDEGSQTCPSTPGQMILARKLTEELAEIGMEEITIDENGYVFASLPSNSDKDVPVIGFLAHVDTATEITGAGVQPQIVEAYDGGDIVLNKALNVVLSPSSFPELSEYAGQTLITTDGTTLLGADDKAGIAEIMTAMHYLKQHPEIKHGKIRVAFTPDEEIGRGAHKFVVPAFGAQFAYTMDGGPLGELEYESFNAAAAKIIFHGVNVHPGTAKGKMINSAKIAMAFHERLPAGEAPEFTEGKEGFYHLNSFQGTVEISRLNYIIRDFDRERFEERKAYIQALADEFRQTYGEHSIVLELKDQYYNMREKIEPVSHIVDIAHTAMTNLGITPIVRPIRGGTDGSQLSYMGLPTPNIFAGGENFHGKFEYISADSMVKAAEVIIEIAQLFERQA
- a CDS encoding winged helix-turn-helix transcriptional regulator, whose translation is MATDIKDRINLKEINCEKELTLAVIGGKWKLIILWHLGLDGTKRFSELKKLIPHITQKMLTNQLRELEEDQLVLRKVYAEVPPRVEYSLTEYGQSLMPVLRMMYDWGKNYGENVIWKDGRPGEEEGPLSSARL
- the hxlB gene encoding 6-phospho-3-hexuloisomerase yields the protein MNTVQYAEEIINELQRSVSRLPVQEAEELAERVLRAKRIFLAGAGRSGLMGRAFAMRLMHAGKEAYVVGETVTPGIFEGDLLILGSGSGETQSLIAMANKAKALGAGVAVVTINPESTLGRLADDTVKLPGAPKDQAAGSGSTIQPMASLFEQTLLLFYDAVILRLMDKTGQTTNQMFGKHANLE
- the hxlA gene encoding 3-hexulose-6-phosphate synthase translates to MKLQLALDLVDIPGAKEVVAEVADYIDIVEIGTPIVINEGLHAVKAIKDAFPQLTVLADLKIMDAGGYEVMKASEAGADIITVLGVSDDSTIKGAVEEAKKSGKEVLVDLINVNDIKGRAAEVDALGVDYICVHSGYDHQAEGKNSFEDLQAIKSVVKQAKTAIAGGIKLDTLPEVIEAKPDLVIVGGGITGQDDKKAVAAEMKRLVSQS
- a CDS encoding MATE family efflux transporter, whose protein sequence is MAADTAVNKTENESPSHEKISLVKLTWPIFLELFLFMLMGTVDTFMISSVSDDAVSGVGAANQIIQIAILVLSVVGNGAAIVISQYLGSRKLLEAADVTASSITLSLGLGALLSMIFLVFGGTLLSVLNIQGDIFVYGKTYIVIVGGFIFFQALINALAATIRTHGFTKQTMLLSLLMNILHVVFNYILIFGHFGFPALGVQGAAISTVLSRLICLFLFFLLMYRIMEVRIKWSSYIFLSKSYVMKILKIGIPSAFESIIYQACQLVFTLYITYLGAEALATRQYALNISSYVYLFSMAVAMGTSIIVGHLVGAKMPQEAYRRVFQSVKWALLATVLIDLVVIAFRIPLFGLFTDNGNIILMGAQVMLLSFLLETGRTTNLIIINSLRASGDANFPVYMGLISMVCMSLPLAYVLVFQFHLGLAGVWIANAADEWTRAVIMYFRWRGRAWEKYALVERGPAEGGAKSALT